The following are from one region of the Propionispora vibrioides genome:
- a CDS encoding TetR/AcrR family transcriptional regulator has translation MPKDTFYNLSDEKQQKIFDAAVREFSSRRFSEASINQIVKTAGIPRGSFYQYFSGKEDIFGYMFEKIVGEKREVIYQAEDLNLDADVFEICLQTTKASYTWGRIKPEYSHIAMLMEIDTSEFITRLRAASFESLIKIIERDKKRGLIKPEVDSELVADMIYALIWKQFSLVGFDEKLYLKKLNDGLSIIKTGITAG, from the coding sequence GTGCCCAAAGATACTTTCTATAACCTGAGTGATGAGAAGCAACAGAAAATTTTTGACGCTGCTGTCCGGGAATTTTCCAGTCGCCGCTTCAGCGAGGCATCTATCAACCAGATTGTGAAAACTGCCGGAATACCCAGGGGCAGTTTTTATCAGTATTTCAGCGGTAAAGAGGATATTTTTGGCTATATGTTTGAAAAAATCGTAGGGGAAAAACGAGAAGTCATTTATCAGGCAGAAGATTTGAATCTGGATGCCGACGTGTTTGAAATCTGCCTGCAAACAACCAAAGCCTCCTATACGTGGGGCAGGATAAAACCGGAATATAGCCATATCGCTATGCTGATGGAGATTGATACAAGTGAATTCATTACCAGACTCCGGGCTGCCTCATTTGAAAGCTTGATAAAAATAATCGAACGGGATAAAAAACGCGGTCTTATAAAACCGGAAGTTGATTCCGAATTGGTTGCCGACATGATCTATGCTCTGATTTGGAAACAATTTTCCTTAGTTGGGTTTGACGAGAAACTGTATTTAAAGAAACTTAACGATGGCCTTAGCATTATCAAGACAGGAATTACAGCCGGCTAG
- a CDS encoding iron-containing alcohol dehydrogenase: protein MVKKQEGVKHMQSFSFYSPTKVIFGKGTELGTADEIKKFGGSRVLIVYGGGSVVKSGLLARIEQSLTSAGLAFTSLGGVKPNPRLFLAREGVQKGIDFGVDFVLAVGGGSVIDTAKGIAHGIANPGTDIWKFWLKEVEVTKSLPVGVVLTISAAGSETSDSAVLTDDETWTKRGLSTEFNRPKFVVMNPELTYTLPKYQIACGVVDIMMHTLDRYFTPDEGNAITDEIAEALLRVVIKNGQVVVENPTDYDAASELMWCGSLSHNGLTGLGAKKDFATHQLSHELSGRFDAAHGASLAALWGSWARYTYQEKPERFARFAKNVWSIETNDCKLAAQEAIDKTVAYFSSLGMPTSFSELGIGVQSEEVLQDLTDRCVFHGARTIGQFKVLNRSDVYEIYKLANH, encoded by the coding sequence ATGGTAAAAAAACAAGAAGGAGTGAAACACATGCAAAGTTTCAGTTTTTATTCACCGACTAAAGTGATTTTTGGCAAAGGAACAGAACTGGGAACGGCCGATGAGATCAAAAAGTTCGGCGGATCCCGGGTTTTGATTGTTTATGGCGGCGGCAGCGTTGTTAAAAGTGGGCTGCTGGCCAGAATAGAGCAGTCACTCACCAGTGCAGGTCTTGCCTTTACTTCGCTGGGGGGAGTGAAGCCGAATCCCCGCCTGTTTTTGGCACGAGAAGGTGTGCAGAAAGGAATTGACTTCGGAGTCGATTTTGTCCTTGCCGTAGGTGGTGGCAGCGTGATCGACACTGCCAAAGGTATTGCACACGGCATTGCCAACCCGGGTACCGACATTTGGAAATTTTGGCTCAAAGAAGTGGAAGTTACGAAAAGTCTGCCTGTCGGTGTAGTGCTCACTATTTCGGCTGCGGGGAGTGAAACCAGCGACTCTGCAGTACTCACTGACGATGAAACTTGGACAAAACGCGGGCTGAGCACTGAGTTTAACCGTCCTAAATTTGTGGTGATGAATCCGGAGCTTACCTACACGTTGCCGAAATATCAGATTGCCTGCGGTGTAGTAGATATCATGATGCATACTCTTGACCGCTATTTTACGCCCGATGAGGGAAATGCCATTACCGATGAAATTGCTGAAGCGCTGCTGCGCGTGGTGATAAAAAACGGACAGGTTGTGGTGGAAAACCCAACAGATTACGATGCGGCGAGCGAATTGATGTGGTGTGGCAGCCTTTCGCACAATGGACTTACCGGCCTCGGCGCAAAAAAAGATTTTGCCACTCATCAGCTCAGTCATGAACTCAGCGGCCGGTTTGACGCCGCCCATGGAGCAAGCCTTGCAGCTTTGTGGGGTTCTTGGGCACGATATACCTATCAGGAAAAACCGGAGCGTTTTGCCCGCTTTGCTAAAAACGTGTGGAGTATCGAAACAAACGATTGCAAATTGGCAGCACAGGAGGCTATTGATAAAACCGTTGCTTATTTTTCTTCTCTTGGTATGCCTACAAGCTTTAGTGAGCTTGGTATTGGTGTTCAGAGCGAAGAAGTGCTGCAAGATCTTACCGACCGTTGCGTGTTTCATGGTGCGCGTACCATCGGACAGTTTAAAGTGCTCAACCGGTCGGATGTTTATGAAATCTACAAACTAGCCAACCATTAA